The Scatophagus argus isolate fScaArg1 chromosome 4, fScaArg1.pri, whole genome shotgun sequence DNA window TATACAAATAAAAGGGAGTGCTATGATCTGCAAGGCGAGGGTCACAAGATGAGATGGCTGGACTTTCTTGACCGCTAACAAGCTAATCTGCTTTTGGGTTTACTGTATGAAAAGTAACTTATTTTGAAGTGATTCTTTTGTGGTTTTCAAAATctgattaatattaattaacTTAAGTATTTATAATGACTGTTAATTAGCTGcaaagtttttctcttttcttatatttggtatattttgttttgagttttggcATTGTTCTGATCACAATTTGTCGAAAGTACAAATACGTAAAAGAATGGCACGTTTGATTAACAAACTGGACCACGACTTTGTCTTTGCTGAAGTTTTACTGAAATTACAAAATCACTGTTTGTATTCTTCTAGAATACCAGTAGACAAGTTAGCAAGGTTACCAAAAACTAGCTTACTGTTAGTTTTGCTTAAGTTGGGTGGGATTTCTTCCTTGCTCCCAAAGTGAGGTTCTGTACAGCAGCACTGCCCCTTGTGTCTGGAGGCTTTACTGCAACTGTTCCAGCACAGTGATGCAACTTCAAAGTTAAAGCCCTTAGGATGACAAGTCCAAGTCTCGACAGCCAGCTCTGTGAAGATTAGaagcttctgttttttttctcttatttttctgaAAACCTTAATATTATGCAATAAAACTTCCTTAACCTCACAGTCCACAGCAGAAGACATCAAGagatcttctttcttttcatttctttcaagaGATCAGATCCAAATGTCTGGATGGAGAAACATCTAATTCCAGGAGTTTTTATAAATAAGCAGAGTCCACGCCACCCGGCGTGAATAATCACGTTTGCTTTTACAATTTAAGTCACAAGAACTGTCATCATGTCAGGGACATGGTGTCATCACTGTCTCTCAGCAGGAcgctgtgtttatttgttttacgGTAAATGATGGCCACAAATTAAATTGTGCTGTagccatctgtgtgtgtgtgtgtgtgtgttgattacAACTAAATGAGTTACAGGACAGAATATCAATGACCTTATAAAATATTCTTATAACAACCAGATTATAGAAACAGTCTCTTCAGACAAAAAGTCTTTTTCCAGAGGATACATTTTTTACTGAGGCTGTTTGACTTTCTGTCAGCAGGATAACTTGCAGGctgaataaatctgaaaattGAAATGTGGTGAGCTGATCAACATAAAACCCAGGAGCCACTGATTGGACTGTACTGATCCCTTTGACATTTTGTGGGATTTTACCCATAATTACAGAAAACTTAGGCACCGTCTTGATCCCAAATCAATCTTGTTATGAAATGATCATCAGGAAATCAATTTGGCTTAACCTTTAGCTTTCCTATTACAGCAGGTTGGAGCAGGTATAATATATAAATCATATTTTAGTATTCATactatgtgtgttttgtttttttttgttttgttttccactcttTGAAGCACTTGGAAGAAGATTTTTCTTAGTATTATTTCATCTATTTTAATGGCACTTTCAAAATTGCAGGAATATTATAGGAATATTTGTGTCTGAAGAACAGTTAGTTATTGAGTGAAAATACAGGCAGCTCTGGGTACAAGCCTCAACCAGTTTCCCAAAATATCATGCATAGACAATAATTAATACTGCGatggctttttcttcttcttttttcactgAGTCGTGTTTTACAATGTTGTTCAAGATTTGTTGGCAGTTTACAAAATATGTCCAGGACCTTTTCCTGCTCCAGACTGAACAGCTGATGACGgctgtgaagtgaaaatgaagggGAGGGACTGAGTCGTGTAGAAAGCTTGAAGGCAGGGCTTTATTTCAGTGAAGTCACTGGTGTCTGTTGTCTGCTTTTATCTCTCTGTCCTGTGGAGTGAAATCTGCACAGCTTGCCGAGGAGCTGATACCAAAACAGCAGCCTCATGATGCTCTGCAGGCGGACGGACGTTTTTTTACAAGTTGGTCTGAAGAGAAGGTGCCAACTGTTTTCACGCGTTTCGTTTTTCTGATTTTGACGATGTCGCCCTGGCTTCTGTCAAGTGCAAATAACTTTCCTAACCTGGACTGGAAATACCGGCGTTAAGAAAAGTTGTTTGACTCCTCTTGAACTGCACCTGAGGGACATGATGATGAATAATCAATCGATGACGGGGAGGACCATGGTCCCCACCATTCCGTCCATTATGTTCATTTTCGGGGTGGTTGGAAATGTCATCGCCATCGTTGTTCTTTGTAAAACTCgcaaagaacagaaagaaaccaCGTTTTACACGCTGGTGTGTGGGCTGGCGGTCACGGACCTCCTGGGGACACTGCTTGCCAGTCCGGTCACCATCGCCATTTACGTGAAGGGATCGTGGCCCGGAGAGGACCCGCTGTGCCAGTACTTTGGATTCACcatgctttttttctctctggccGGCCTCAGCATCATCTGTGCCATGTCGGTGGAGAGATACATCGCTATAAACCATGCCTACTTCTACAATGACTATGTTGACCAAAAACTGGCGGGTTTGACTCTCCTGGCCATCTACATCTCCAACGCGCTTTTCTGCGCCCTGCCGATTATCGGCTTTGGACAGGTGAAGAAACAATATCCGCAAACTTGGTGTTTTTTAGAGTGGAGGAGCAACAAGACAAGCGATGCCGCCTACTCTTATATGTATGCGGGTTTTAGCTCTCTTCTTATTCTTGCCACTGTTATCTGTAACGTGCTGGTGTGTGTGGCTTTGATCCGGATGCACCGGCGTTTCGTGCGCAGGATGTCGCTGGGAACCGATTTGGGACGCAACGTGGACCAGAGCAGGAGAGGACGCAGCTTTGGGCGTCTGGCCGGTGCAGAGATTCAGATGGTCATTCTGCTCATAGGCACGTCGGCAGTGGTCCTAATCTGCTCCATCCCTCTTGTTGTAAGTTCTCCTTTCTCAGCCCCTTATTGGTTATTTCTATTCATTACGCACCTTTTATGCGCCATCAGGTTTTGTTTCTTGCAGCTACATAGAACAAGCATTTTGATCCAAGTCCAAGTGGATGATTTTAAAGCAACGTTAAAACATAATCATGTTTGTACCACATTAATTTTTTGCTCGTCTTATTTTAAGCCACTGCTCTCGTACTCCCATCTTGATTCATTCTATTCATTACGCACGTTTTACGCGCGGTACCTCGACGcagaaattcaattcaattcaattcagtttatttatatagcgccaattcacaacaaaagttatctcatgacactttccaattagagcaggtctagaccaaactctttaattttttaattatactaaatgttatttttgtaagTTGATCCATATGCAAATGGATGTGTAgatacacattttcaaacatattttCACTAAACTGCGTTTATCCtgccttctgtttttcttttactgctcCAATGCTCCTTATTCCTGTTAGTGTACTTCTCGCTGTTCACTTGCACACCCaggctgcacacacatttatccaCCTACTCAGCCTGTGTTCTCTCCTCCCTTGCAGGCTCAGGTGTTTTTGAACCAGCTGTATAAGACTCCAGTGGAGCTGCGGCTAGACAAAAACCCTGATCTACGAGCTATACGCTTTGCCTCTTTCAACCCCATTCTTGACCCCTGGATCTACATCCTGCTCCGCAAGGCCGTGCTCCTCAAGGTCATTGAGAAAGTTAAGTGCTTATTTTGCAAGATAGGAGCACGGAGGCAACACAGACAAGCAAACTTCCACTGCACAGAGGGTCATCAGCTCTCCACAGTCATCTTCATGCGGGACTCACGCTCCCTGGTTTCCCACGACCTGCGAgatgtcagcagcagctcccaGACTTTCCTCTACCTACCAGAGGGAAGTGAGGTGTACACTGGGAGCTGTCATAAAGCAGACAGGCTCTCTGGTTCACGACATTCATCAGTTAGAAACTCGCAGGCTTCCTATTCGTCTGAGCTGGGCAGCGTTGAGGCTCAGAGCAGAGAAGGGACAAATGTAATCAGGGACATTTCATGCCCAAAAGACCCAGCACTTCAGGTGTCGTTGAGCAGTGAGACAGTGGAGGAGAAATGCATCTGACTTGCCTCTGAATTAAGAGAAAGTTTTAACTTTACCATGAGGCAGATTGTCTACTGAATGACTTCTCCAAAAGTGAACTTTCAAACTTTtctgaaaaatgagaaaagacacataaaaataatgaatgactCTTTGTGCGAAGTCGGGCACatgaagcaacaaaaaaaaaaaagagagaaacttgaaGTGCTGTGAGCTTTATCATCCTGTGTTCTCTATTTCAGCACCCAGCTACCTCAAGTCATGGCTATCTCTGGCTGCAGGAGCAGATTATGGCATTTTGCCCAAAACAGATCTTATTCTAACAGAGATGACCCACTTCTTTGCAGCTCAAGTGTCAGAGATGGAAAAGATATCCCCAGTAACTTCAGCTACTTTGTTCGATCTTTGTGGAAACATTTACCGTCAGCTAGACGAATCCAGTAGATTAGAATAACTGAGTCACACAATAACAGCAGTACTGAATGTGATCCTTATGAGTATTCGCTGGCATGTGTGCTGCCATTTTAAGGATTGATTCATTTAACAAACTCTATTGTATAGTACTTTTTGAAGGACATATTGTGTTGATTCCATGACTAATGTGCCAGTGCAGTATTATTATGTGGTGAACAcagatgtttttgttcctcAGCCCTggaatacacacaaatatgtcaTCTCAAATTATAAAAACTTTGCTTTCCATCATACAGTGAGGGTACAAAGATTCCCGTGCCATAGTTATTAATACCAAACTATTTAAATCTAACTGGGAACGTTGAACCTTTTCTCTGCAGAAAATGTGGTGCAAATGAGTGGACAGATGTTGCCTAAAGTGGAATATTAAGATGAAGACGTTTCAATACAACTTGTCAGCTTGAGAAGCCGTCTGATCAGTGTTGTGTAAAATATTGTTTGTAATGAAATTATTCTTCTCTAGGAGAAGGTTCTCGTCAGTAAATTCCAACTCTAAAGGGATTATCCACCCTAAAGAAGTTTTTGTGCTCTCTTATTAAATTGTATGGAGTTTGATCAGCATTAATGTTCACGAATGACCATTTTCCACAACTAACATCCACAAAATAAGGACTAAGAAAACTTGAGAACTAATTAACAAGAAGGTTTGTATTAGTTACAACTGCAACTAAgaactattttttttactagcaatcattttgtttattattctcACTTAATCCATTAATTGTTTAGCAAAAAGGTCAGAAAATTGGGAAGAATATCAACATGGACATCAGTGTCTCAAAATCCAAGTTGATTGCTCTTCGGACTGCTCGAGAACCAGCAGTTCAAACCTCAAATGTATTCAGTGCTATAAAAcggagaaaaacagaaataactgaCACTATCAAAGTTCAGCATCAGCACTCTGCTTGAAAGTGACACAACTGTTGATCGCAATAGTTGACTAATTGTTTTGGCTGTAAAATACTTTGGACAAAAATTCCAGTTTAGTCAATTCTACATCCCAAAATACAAAGACTTGAAAGTGTTTTGGCAAATGAGAGCTGATGATTCATATTATCCTCAAGTAATTTTTGGGGTTATTTTCTGTGCCATATTTATTCCGGTGACAAAATTCCCCTTCTTAATGTTTTTATAATATCAGTCACACCTTCAGCTGCTGTCTCACCACTGTATAATAGACTGAACTTTTGAACTCCTGTTTGTTTGAGCTTCTCCACTCAAATAAGCTTTATGTCTTAATTTCAGCAGCTTTGAAGCACACAGTCTACCTCCTTTTCCCTGTTATTAAACGGGCTCCGGATTGTTGCATAATGTCACCGATTACATTCTTGCCTTTCTAGTCTCTCTTGTTCCTGTTAATTTTAGACAAGTTTGTTCGTGTGCATAAATGCTGAGAATCACGCTCTTCAAGATTGTACAGTATAATTagttaaatgtaaatgagtttGACATACATATGGCCtattaaataatgtttttcaaatttattttttaatctggtCTTTGAATTATGCACTTTATTTTGTcgtttgttttgtaattttaatgtaGAATTAAATCTGTGGACTTCAAGTCGAGCgttattttgtcatttgctgCTGTATCACTTCATATCTGGAAACAATGACCTGTTGCATGCTGAAACTCAGCAGTAATAAATGAATATAACTAAGTACATTTTATAATGCAGCTGTAAATTAACACCTCCCACTGTCGTCTCACAGAAAACATGGCCTTTGACATGTTGTCGTGCGTTGTCAACATAAAGCGGAAGTTAATAATACAAGCACAGAGTTTCTCACactctttttgttcatttttaatctcATGACCCCCATTAGTAGAGACAAATGGCCCTGAGAAGAGTAGGCTACCACTTTTCCAAAGTTTgtagacaaataaacaaaaatgtaacactCCGGGCTAAGGTTACATAAAATTAAGATTTTGTTAAAGTACAAACTTTCGTCTTGTGCTAAACAACTAAAGCCAGACAcgcacagaaaaagagaaagacagaaagtctTCAGTCTAATGGAACCAGAAATCAGGGTCTCAGGAAATAGACCTGGCTGAGAGAGCTTCTCTCctgaaacaataaacacaatctAAGGCTCCAATTTATTGCAATTAAGCTTAAACAAGCAATTCAGTGGCTTAGGCAAACACGTTGCAGAGAAGCCTAAAAGACAGCGAGTCAAAGTATCTCCAGAGTCTGGGAACAACAAACATTAATTGaattaaactgtgaaaaatggGATTGCACAGGAGTGAAGCCCTATGATGTGTGGAACAAGCACGTCACATCTCAGCAATCGGATCCCCTTAGCTGTCGCCAGAGTCTGCCGTAACTATTTCAAATTCTAAATGAACAACAGGTGAGGCTGATATTTACCGCCTGTGTTAACAGGTGCACAGTCGCATTGAGAACTTACTAGCGGCAGCTTCTCTGACCTCTTGGAAACAAATCTGACACGAACACAGTAAATGAGGATCTTTTTGCTGGACATGTTAGGACTGCCTAAGAGGATCCTCAGTTACATACAACCTGACATAAACATCATTACAACAGTGGAGGAAACCTGTAAAGCTGCTTTACATCAGCAGGGTCTTTCAGTGACGCTCTGCACCCTGTTCCCTCTGTGGTCATtgataaacaacagaaaacacctgctgctcctccacgtCTGCTTGTCACCCTCGGTTGAAAAGGACACTAGACAATCCCAGCCTGGAAATATGCCAGAACCAAAGCAGATGCAGGAACTGATAAATGTGTTGCGGTGGTGTAAGCACCTCTGCGTCGTCCCCTTGAGTGATGGAGAAAATAGGAGTGAAATGTAAGAAAGCACGATTCCCTTCACTACGTTTGGAGCAGTTTCTCTCACGTTAGTGCAAAGATGATCCTTTGTCCATATGACGTTCATGGAGCAACATGATCTAAGTGTTAATCAGAACAAAGATGCCTTGTTTGGTGATAGATTTACAGCTATTTCACACAGAACACGCATGTAGTTTTGGCTTTATTTTCCCAGATTTCTGCTGTTACTCCAGACAGTTTTGATTAGGGatatttttactgcagaaaGTAGCGCCAAAGACAACCAAAGACAGAGTTGATTAACCAGACAGGTTGCCATTGAAAATatcatgtgtattttttttttcagtgctctTACAACCAGTCATTTTCAATCATCTTCACTGTATTAAAGGGACATGACCATGAAGATCACTTAagttaaattgaatttaaaaaccGGAGTTGTTGAATTCGGCATTAGGCAGAgaaactgtgattaaaaaatgcTACTGTGTTGCATGCATTA harbors:
- the ptger4a gene encoding prostaglandin E receptor 4 (subtype EP4) a is translated as MMMNNQSMTGRTMVPTIPSIMFIFGVVGNVIAIVVLCKTRKEQKETTFYTLVCGLAVTDLLGTLLASPVTIAIYVKGSWPGEDPLCQYFGFTMLFFSLAGLSIICAMSVERYIAINHAYFYNDYVDQKLAGLTLLAIYISNALFCALPIIGFGQVKKQYPQTWCFLEWRSNKTSDAAYSYMYAGFSSLLILATVICNVLVCVALIRMHRRFVRRMSLGTDLGRNVDQSRRGRSFGRLAGAEIQMVILLIGTSAVVLICSIPLVAQVFLNQLYKTPVELRLDKNPDLRAIRFASFNPILDPWIYILLRKAVLLKVIEKVKCLFCKIGARRQHRQANFHCTEGHQLSTVIFMRDSRSLVSHDLRDVSSSSQTFLYLPEGSEVYTGSCHKADRLSGSRHSSVRNSQASYSSELGSVEAQSREGTNVIRDISCPKDPALQVSLSSETVEEKCI